In Nonomuraea sp. NBC_00507, the following are encoded in one genomic region:
- a CDS encoding extracellular solute-binding protein has product MSHSQPPPLYEQLKARLVADIRAGRFGPDGRIPTEQELCEEFGLSRTPVARALTELAQEGIVLRQRRRGTFVNPAWASGAAPAEEEQETADLTVLATGTVSVDHLRTAAAGAAVRPRIRTVRFDELHAAFLRAIAEGRGPDLAVLDSVWVAEFARAGFLTPLEDLDADGWLANEYTRDLLPPFSHRFGGRTPAVHAPADVTGLWYRRETFERLGLRAPRTWEELRATGRLLAGRRPGSGHVLVMPGGRRAGEETTYALTGLLAANGALVLGEAGEVVLDSPAAAETMRLVRELIADGVLSPDVAGFGKDEAVELLAAGRAEMCVGASYQAGALAKVMRLSLDEVHSRFGFAPMPRGPEGRSAVMCGGMVYVIPRQARRPEAAMRLLRAAMAPDALVRLCLITGQLPPRRTSLQAAAAVSAFHAQTAALLDRAVLRPVSPVYALVSAQLQVMIEEVLRGERGPAAAVARTADLIRAVTMAADVTRPAAG; this is encoded by the coding sequence ATGTCGCACAGTCAGCCGCCACCGCTGTACGAGCAGCTCAAGGCCCGCCTGGTGGCGGACATCAGGGCCGGGCGCTTCGGTCCGGACGGCAGGATCCCCACCGAGCAGGAGCTGTGCGAGGAGTTCGGGCTGAGCCGCACCCCGGTGGCCAGGGCGCTGACCGAGCTGGCCCAGGAGGGAATCGTCCTGCGGCAGCGGCGGCGCGGCACGTTCGTCAACCCCGCGTGGGCCAGCGGGGCGGCTCCGGCGGAGGAGGAGCAGGAGACGGCCGACCTGACCGTCCTGGCGACCGGCACGGTCAGCGTCGACCACCTGCGGACGGCGGCGGCCGGCGCGGCCGTCCGGCCGCGGATCCGCACGGTGCGATTCGACGAGCTCCACGCGGCCTTCCTGCGGGCCATCGCCGAAGGGCGCGGCCCCGACCTGGCCGTGCTCGACTCCGTCTGGGTGGCCGAGTTCGCCAGGGCGGGCTTCCTGACCCCGCTGGAGGACCTCGACGCCGACGGCTGGCTGGCCAACGAGTACACCCGCGACCTGCTGCCCCCGTTCTCCCACCGGTTCGGCGGACGGACGCCGGCGGTGCATGCACCGGCCGACGTCACCGGGCTGTGGTACCGGCGCGAGACGTTCGAACGTCTCGGGCTCCGCGCGCCCCGGACCTGGGAGGAACTGCGCGCCACCGGCCGGCTCCTGGCCGGGCGTCGTCCGGGGTCCGGGCACGTCCTCGTCATGCCGGGCGGGCGCCGGGCGGGGGAAGAGACCACGTACGCGCTGACCGGGCTGCTCGCCGCCAACGGCGCCCTCGTCCTGGGCGAGGCAGGCGAGGTGGTCCTGGACAGCCCGGCAGCCGCGGAGACCATGCGCCTGGTCCGGGAGCTGATCGCTGACGGGGTGCTGTCGCCGGACGTCGCCGGCTTCGGCAAGGACGAGGCCGTCGAACTGCTGGCCGCGGGCAGAGCCGAGATGTGCGTCGGCGCGAGCTACCAGGCCGGTGCGCTGGCGAAGGTGATGAGGCTCTCGCTCGATGAGGTGCACAGCAGGTTCGGCTTCGCCCCGATGCCGCGCGGCCCGGAAGGCCGCTCCGCGGTGATGTGCGGCGGGATGGTGTACGTGATCCCGCGGCAGGCCCGCCGTCCCGAGGCCGCGATGCGGCTGCTGCGGGCCGCCATGGCTCCCGACGCCCTGGTCCGGCTGTGCCTCATCACCGGGCAGCTGCCGCCGCGACGGACCTCGCTCCAGGCGGCCGCCGCCGTGTCGGCCTTCCACGCCCAGACCGCCGCGCTTCTCGACCGTGCCGTCCTGCGTCCGGTGAGCCCGGTGTACGCGCTCGTTTCCGCTCAGCTCCAGGTCATGATCGAGGAGGTTCTCCGCGGCGAGCGCGGCCCGGCCGCCGCCGTCGCCCGCACCGCCGATCTGATCCGCGCCGTCACGATGGCCGCTGACGTGACGCGACCTGCAGCGGGCTGA
- a CDS encoding HSP90 family protein gives MERTFQVDLRGIVDLFSRHLYASPRVYLRELLQNAVDAITARRAIDPDAPAVVSIEPPEVTGDGTLRIHDSGIGLSEPEVHELLATIGRSSKRDDLGLARHEFLGQFGIGLLSCFLVADEVRVTTRSAHGGPTVEWTGLADGRYRVAPATRDRTEPGTTVTLSPVPGMARWLAGEMVNDLVTSYGDALPVTISIAGRRVNSGALPWQHGYPSPAARAGALRAYAERVFGFAPFDVIDLAVPEAGLTGLAFVLPMAANPAAQSGHRVYLRRMLLADGVDKLLPEWAFFVRCVVNTGELRPTASREALYEDDLLADTREALGAQVRDWLVRLAATEPDRLRQFLAVHHLGVKSLALHDVEMLRVVDRWWPMETDAGPMTLADFRRRHPVVRYTATADEFRVLAAVASAQNFGLVNGGYAYDIEIMRRLPLLDPAIVVRRLDPTELATRFEPPDPMLEARLRPFLTAAAGVLRNLACDVVPRSFDPPALPALYLTSRAAVQAAEMRTARSSAGELWSGVLGAVDTTDPLHRPQLILNLRNPVVRRVAEVRDPALAALGVQALYGQALLSGHHPLRPEDGAMLNRSFLDLLDWAIGAAGAR, from the coding sequence GTGGAACGTACGTTCCAGGTCGATCTGCGAGGGATCGTCGACCTGTTCAGCCGACACCTGTACGCCAGTCCACGGGTGTACCTGCGGGAGCTCCTGCAGAACGCGGTCGACGCCATCACCGCGCGCCGGGCGATCGACCCGGATGCGCCGGCCGTGGTGTCGATCGAGCCACCCGAGGTCACCGGCGACGGGACACTGCGCATACACGACAGTGGTATCGGCCTGTCCGAGCCCGAGGTGCACGAGCTGCTCGCCACGATCGGGCGTAGCTCCAAGCGGGACGACCTGGGCCTGGCGCGGCACGAGTTCCTCGGCCAGTTCGGCATCGGACTGTTGTCCTGCTTTCTGGTGGCCGACGAGGTCCGGGTGACCACCCGCTCCGCACACGGCGGGCCGACGGTGGAGTGGACCGGCCTGGCCGACGGGCGCTATCGCGTGGCCCCCGCGACGCGCGATCGCACAGAGCCCGGTACCACGGTGACGCTCAGCCCGGTACCCGGCATGGCTCGCTGGCTGGCCGGCGAGATGGTGAACGACCTGGTGACGTCGTACGGGGACGCGTTGCCGGTGACGATTTCGATCGCCGGGCGGCGGGTGAACTCCGGTGCGCTGCCCTGGCAGCACGGGTACCCGTCGCCGGCCGCGCGAGCCGGGGCACTGCGCGCGTACGCCGAACGCGTCTTCGGCTTCGCCCCGTTCGACGTGATCGACCTGGCGGTCCCCGAGGCCGGGCTGACCGGGCTGGCGTTCGTCCTGCCGATGGCGGCCAATCCCGCGGCCCAGTCGGGTCACCGGGTGTACCTGCGCCGGATGCTGCTGGCCGACGGCGTCGACAAGCTCCTACCAGAGTGGGCGTTCTTCGTCCGGTGCGTGGTGAACACCGGCGAACTCCGCCCGACCGCCAGCCGCGAGGCATTGTACGAAGACGACCTGCTCGCCGACACGCGGGAGGCACTCGGCGCGCAGGTGAGGGACTGGCTCGTGCGCCTGGCCGCGACCGAGCCGGACCGCCTCCGGCAGTTCCTGGCCGTCCATCACCTGGGCGTCAAGTCACTGGCATTGCACGATGTGGAGATGCTGCGGGTGGTGGACCGGTGGTGGCCGATGGAGACCGACGCCGGGCCGATGACGCTCGCCGATTTCCGTCGACGACACCCGGTGGTGCGCTACACGGCGACCGCCGACGAGTTCCGCGTGCTGGCCGCGGTCGCCAGCGCGCAGAACTTCGGCCTGGTCAACGGCGGCTACGCGTACGACATCGAGATCATGCGCCGGCTTCCGCTGCTGGACCCGGCGATCGTCGTACGCCGGCTGGACCCCACCGAGCTGGCCACCCGGTTCGAGCCGCCGGACCCGATGCTGGAGGCCCGGCTGCGGCCGTTCCTCACAGCGGCCGCCGGCGTCCTGCGGAACCTGGCATGCGACGTGGTACCGCGTTCCTTCGACCCGCCTGCCCTGCCGGCCCTGTACCTGACGAGCCGGGCCGCGGTGCAGGCGGCGGAGATGCGGACGGCCCGGTCGTCGGCGGGTGAGTTGTGGTCCGGAGTGCTCGGCGCCGTGGACACCACTGACCCGCTGCACCGGCCGCAGCTGATCCTCAACCTGCGCAACCCCGTCGTGCGGCGGGTCGCCGAGGTGCGCGACCCGGCCCTGGCCGCTCTCGGCGTTCAGGCTCTGTACGGTCAGGCGCTGCTGTCCGGGCACCATCCGCTCCGCCCGGAGGACGGCGCGATGCTCAACCGTTCCTTCCTGGACCTGCTGGACTGGGCCATCGGCGCGGCAGGCGCCCGAT